GCTTCGTCGTTTGAGGGTTGCGGGCTTTGGTCATCGGCTCTGGTTGTCGAACGTCACGGGCGTTACTGCGGCCGGCCGGCAGGCAGTGGTGGATCCACTGCCCCCAGCGCGCCGGCGCACAGGGCGGCGATCAGCGGGAAGACCTCTGGCCGCCTTGCGGTGGTAGCCCAACAAGCTGACCGCTGGGTCGAGCAGTTGACGTTTGTAGAGGCTGCCGGCCCGGGCGTGGGCACGCCGCAGTTAGGTCAGCACCTCGCGTCTGGTTTGTGCGCTCGTTTGGGTGTTCATGGCGGGTAACAGTTACTTTTGGCGCAACGACCCGTTTCGACACGGCAAACGAGCCCTCCCCGCTTGGGTACCAGTCTTTTTGGCTCAAATCGACCGTCCTTTGTCGGGTCGGGAAAGAGTTTTCCTGCGGCCCCGGCTCGATTAGATTGCTGGCAGTGTCCGCCATGGCATGGATGAGCCGTTTTTGGGCCACGCCGGGCCGCCGAACCGCCTCGGTGGCAGTGTCGCTTTTTGCCCTGGACCAGCTTACCAAGGCGTGGGTGCTCGGCCGGCTTCCCTACGGCGAAGAGCAATCCGTTGTGCACGGCTTTTTCAAGCTGGTGCACTGGGGCAACACGGGCGCGGCTTGGAGCCTGCTGCGCGGCTACAACGATCTGTTGGCCCTGGTGGCCATCCTTGCACTGGTCCTGCTCTGGTGGTACAGGCACCATTTCGAGCTTCAATCCCTCGGTGGACAGGTGGCCTTCGGGGCGGTCCTCGGCGGCATTGCCGGCAACCTGCTGGACCGTCTCCGCGTGGGGCATGTGATCGACTTTCTCTACTTTTACCTGCCGCGGTCCGACGGCACCGAATGGGGGTTCCCGGCCTTCAATGTGGCCGACAGCGCCATCTGCCTGGGCGTGGCCACCCTGTTTTGGCTTTCCTGGCGGGCCGGGGCCCGGCTCAAACCCCGGGACAGCGTCCCCGAGGCGCCTTCACCCGACTCAACCTCCACGCCACCGCCGCCTTCCCCTCCGTCCACACCATGAAGACCCTGACAGCCCCGAACTCGCGCCGTTTCCGTACCGCAGTCGACCCGGCCCATGGGTTGCATGACACCCGCTGAAACGCGCGCCCACGGTTCGGACCCATGCCCACGCTCGAAACCTTCATCATCGAAGAATCGGCCCCGGGAGAACGATTCGACGTGTTCCTCCACCGCCGGTATCCGGCCCTGTCCCGGTCCGCCATTCAACGCCTCATCGAACAGGGCGCCGTCAAGGTCAACGGGCGCCCCGTCAAACCGACCCACAGCCCCCGTGCCGGGGAACAGGTTGAGGTTGAATGGCCCGACCCCAAACCGGCCACTCTTGAACCGGTCGCCATCCCGCTCGACATCCTCTACGAAGACGACTGCCTCGTCGTCATCAACAAGCCGGCGGGTCTGGTGGTTCACCCGGCCGCCGGTCACGAAACCCACACCCTTGTCCACGCACTCCTCCACCACTGCGCCGGCCGACTCAGCGGTGTGGGCGGCGTCAGCCGGCCCGGCATCGTGCATCGCTTGGACAAGGATACCAGCGGGGTCATGGTCGTGGCCAAAACGGATGCCGCGCACCTGGCCTTGGCCCGCCAGTTTGCCGAACGCCGGGTCCTCAAGGTCTACCACGCCATCGTCTGCGGCCAACTGCCCCACGACACCGGCGAAATCCGGGCCGCCATTGCGCGACACCCTTCCCACCGCAAGTGCATGACCGTCTGCGAGGAACGCGGCCGGGAGGCCCACACCAGCTACCGCGTGCTCGAGCGCCTGGCCGATGCCACCCTTGTGGAAGCCCGGCTTCATACCGGGCGCACCCACCAGGTCCGCGTGCATTTCCAGCACCTGGGCCATCCGCTGGTGGGCGATCCCGTTTACGGTCGCCGCGCCAACCGGCGCCTGGCCGAACGCCTGGGCTTTGAACCCGCACGCCAGATGCTTCATGCCACCCAGCTGACCCTTGCCCACCCGCGGACCGGCGAGTCCATGACCTGGGAAGCCCCCTGGCCGGCCGATTTCCAGGACACGCTCCGTCACCTCCGGGCCGTCAGCCGGGCTGAAACCACCCGAACCACCCGGCCCCCGGCCGAAATCACCTGACCTTCCCGCTCATGTGGACCCTGCCCAATCTCCTGAGCCTTTTCCGACTCCTGTCGGTTCCGGTGCTTCTTGCCCTGGCGGCTCATGGTTCGCACCGACCCTTTTTGGTCCTCCTGGTCCTGGGCCTGATGTCGGACGGGGTGGACGGGTATCTTGCCCGGCGATGGAATCAACACAGCGACCTGGGCGCCCGACTCGACAGTTGGGCTGACATGGCGACGTGGCTGGCGTTGCCGCCCTGTGGTTGGTGGCTGCGCCCCGAAGCGCTGGCACCGGAACTGCCCTGGCTGTGCAGCGGCCTGGCCGCTTATCTCCTCTCCGTGGCCGTCGGTTGGTTCCGGTTCCGTCGCCTGATCGCGTACCACACCTGGGGCGCCAAGGCTCTCAGTTTCCTGGCCGGCGCATCCGTACTCATTTTCTTTGCCCACGGACCCGGCTGGGTGCTCCGGTTGTTGGTCCCGCTGGTCATGCTCTCGGCACTGGAAGAGATCGTGATCACCTGCCTGCTCCCGGACTACCGCACCAACGTCCCCACCGCCTGGCACGCATGGCGCCTGCGCAAGCGCATCCATAACCCGATCCAGTCCCCACCCGCACCGCAACCCTCCATTCGTCACGCGGACCTGCCCTGAACGAGATCGGGCCTCGCCGAGGCGCCAATCCTGCCCGATCGGACGGCAGGTGCCGGAGCGTTGCATTCGTTGGGGAAGGGACCTGCCCGCTGCGCGGGGCCGGGTCGGCCCGCTTGCGGCGTGGCGGCGATTTGCCCGGCACCGGCCGCGGTGTTACCGGCCGTGCTCCGGTTGGAAAGGCCTGTTCCGCCGTTGCAGGCTCGAGGCGGGTTGCGACGCGCCGACGCCGGTTTCGGACAAAAGCAAAGGCCGCACCGGTCCTGTGACGCCCCCGCACCCAAAACGGCTTGCCGGGCTCCAGCGCGATTCATTAACTGGGGTCATGACTGCACAGCGCGTGCGGGTTGCGCCTTCATCGTCAGACCCATCGTTCCCGCTCGAGTCGTACATGGCCGAGCGGACCCGGTGGATTGACCGCGGGCTCCGAAAGTTCCTGCCCCCGCCGGGTACCCGGCCGGCCACGATCCACCGGGCCATGCATTATTCGTTGTTTGCCGGCGGCAAACGTATCCGGCCCATCCTCTGCCTGGCAGCGGCCGAGGCTTGCGGCGGTGATCCCGCGGAAGCCCTGCCCCTGGCCTGCGCCGTTGAGTGCATCCACACCTACTCGCTGGTGCATGACGACCTACCTGCCATGGACAATGACGATTTCCGGCGCGGCCGGCCCACCTGCCACAAGGTCTTTGGCGAAGGGATCGCCGTGCTGGCCGGGGACGCCCTCCTCACCGTGGCATTCGAAATCGCCGCGCAGAGCCGGGGCTGGCCGCGGTACCCGCACCGGCAGTTGATCCTCGAACTGGCCCGCGCAGCCGGGTCCCGACAGCTCATCGCCGGCCAGGTGGCCGACCTGGAGAGCGAAGGGAAATCCATTCCGCTGCGCGACCTGCGCTTCATTCACGAGCGCAAGACCTCCGCCCTGCTCTGCTGCGCCGTGCGGCTGGGCGGCATGAGCGCCAACTGCACCCCCAAACAACTCGACGCCCTCACCCGATTCGGCTCCAACGTGGGCCTGGCGTTCCAGGTCATTGACGACATCCTCGACATCACCCAGACGAGCGAAAAACTGGGTAAAACGGCCGGCAAAGACGTAAAGGCACAGAAGGCCACCTACCCGGCGCTGGTGGGATTGGAACGAAGCAAACAAATCGCCGAGCAGCTCACCCAAAAGGCATTTGCTGCGTTGGAACCCTTTGGCCGGCGGGGGACCGCCCTTCGTGCACTGGCCGAGTTTCTCCTGCGCCGCGACCGGTGAGGACCGCGCCCGAGCCGCGTCTTTCCGCTCGCCGGTCCTCCTCCGCGGACATGTTCGGTGCACTTGCGAACCCCGAACCTCACGGGGTCATCGGGCGACTGCTCCGGTCCGGGCACCCGAAGGCTCAGGTTGCGCGACCGAACTTCCGTTCCAGCTCTCGATAGCTCAGCTCGATCAAGGTGGGCCGGCCGTGCGGACAGGTGTATGGCATCCGACATCGGCGGAGCGACTCCAGCAGGTTGAGCAGTTCGGGTTCGGAAAGTGGGTCGCGGGCCTTGACGGCGTGCCGGCACACGGTTTTGGCTACCACCGGTTCGCCCAGACGCAGCGTGTTCAATTCCCGGCCCGCCGCCTGCAGTTCATCCACCAGATCCAGCAAAAATCGCCGCGGATCCGTCACCCGCACAAAGGGGGGCAACGCATCCAGCAAAAAGGAGCGGGTTCCGAACTCGCTCACCCCCACGCCCAGCCGGCCGAGCACCTCGAGTTGTTCGCGCAAAAAGGCCGCATCGCGCGGGGGCAGTTCGATCGCCTCGGGCAGGAGCAGCTTTTGCGAGGGTGCACGGCCGTCGCGTTCCAGCCGGTCCAGCATCTCCTCAAACAACACCCGTTCGTGGGCGGCGTGTTGATCCATCAACACCAGGCCACGGTCGGACTCGAACACCACGTACAAGCGGCCCACCACGCCCAGGTACCGGAGCGGCACGTCCACGAGTGGCACCGGTCCGGCGGCCGGCGAGGGCGCCGGTTCGCGGCCCCCGGGTTCTGCCATCGGCGAGGACGCCGGCGCGGCCACGGATGATTCGGGCGCGGCCGCGGGCGCGCCGGCCGCCGGGGCGGTCGGGTGCCCGGACATGGCTTCGGCCCCCTGGCGGTTCATCCCCGGGGCCATCGGCTGCCGTTGCTGTTGGGTTTCGGCTGTTGGCCGCGGTGCCGAGGGGGCGAGCGCGGACCCGCGCGTTGTTCCGGTTGCGACCGGTGTACCGGTGGCGGGGCCACTGCCGGACACGGGACCCACGGCCGGTGGTTTGGGCGGTGGCGAGCCCTCGACCCTGTGCACGGACAGGCCGGGAAGAGAGCCTTCAAGCTGCGGCTGTGCGGCCGGCGCAGGGGCCGACGTCGTCGTGCCGGCAGACGGGCCTCTCGGGACCGGGCGTGTGTGAAAGGCCAGCAGGGTTTCCCGCACGGCGGTGGTGACGGCGCGGCGCACAGCCCATTCGCGATGGAATTTCACCTCCCGTTTGGCGGGGTGGATGTTCACGTCCACGGCGGCCGGATCCAGCTCCAAAAACAGGCAGCACACAGGGTAGCGCCCCTTCATGAGCGCGGTGTGATAGCCTTCGAGGAGTGCATGGTTCAGCGCGCGGCTTTCCACGGGCCGGCGGTTGACGAACAGGTGTTGATCGGCCCGGGTGGCGCGGGAAACGCCCGGCGCGCCGATCAGGCCCCAGACCCGGATGGATGGATCCGAATCGGGCTCTGCATCGTCGGCCGCGGCCTCCGCTCCGGCCTCGGCCGGCCACACGAAATCCACGGCCAGGAAGGATTCGTCCGTTCCGTAGAGCGCGCGCCATCGCTCCTTCAGGGCTGCCAGACGTCCGGCGGGGTCGGAACCGCAGGGGATCGCGGGCAACTGCCACAAGGTTCGCCCATCCTTGATGAATGTGAACGCCACCTCGGGATGCGCTAGGGCCGCCAACAGGACCACGTGCTGGGCGTGAGCGGACTCGGTTTCCTCGCTGCGCAGGAACTTGCGTCGGGCCGGGACATTGAAAAACAGCTGCCGCACCTCCACGACCGTCCCCGGGGGCGTCCCTGCGGCCTGGACCTCCAGGATTTTGCCTCCGTGCACGAGGATGCGCGTGCCCTCGGGCTGGTCGCCCTCCCGCTCGCGCGTGACCAACGTGAACCGGCTGACGCTGGCAATGCTGGGCAGGGCCTCGCCCCGAAAGCCCAGGGTTCGGATGGCAAACAGGTCCTCGGCCGACCGGATCTTGCTGGTGGCGTGTCGCTCCAGTGACAGCAACGCGTCGTCCCGGCTCATCCCGATGCCGTCGTCGGAGACGCGGATGAGGCTCCGGCCACCGGCTTGGATTTCCACGACAATTTTGCGCGCGTCGGCGTCCAGTGCGTTTTCCACCAGCTCCTTGACCACGCTGGCCGGACGCTCGATCACTTCGCCGGCCGCGATTTGGTTGGCGACCGTCTCGGGCAACAGCCGGATGCGGTTCATGCGCCAGGGACCAAACGCCGGCAGGGACCGGGAGTCATGGACGGTTGCGTTGACATCGTCGCCCATTGTAGGGGGCGGTCCTTTGGGGTAAACACCGGACCCGGCGCCGGGGATGGCAGGGGATCCGAGCGAGGCTCTTCCGCCGCTGCGCAACCGGTTGAGCTGGCGGACGGGCGTGCCCGTTCGCGTCCGTGACGAACCTTACCTTGGGCCGCGGGGACGGCCGCCCGCCACACACCCCTTGGAATACCCGCCGCGTTCAACGTTCCACGGGAACGCGGACGATGATCAGCGCATGGGAGGGCACCGTAATTTCGGCCTGCGGCGAACCGATGTTCACCGGCCAGTCCCGGGGCGCCACGCGGGTGGGGTGTTCAAAATCGTTTTCATCCCCCAGGGTTTCGCCGCGCATGATCCAGCCGCGGCTGCCGGGTCGGACCTGTTTCACGCCCTCAAGGCTCATCTGGACGGTTCGTTCATACGGCGCGGCATTGACCAGTTTGAGGATGACCTCGCCGGTTGTTTCGTCCGAGACCGCGCTGGCATAGAAACCGTCCTGGACCGGCACCTTCACGTCCACTGCATGGATCAGCCGGCCGTCCAGATAACATTCGATGCGCGGGCCGCGCAAAACCACCCGGATGTCGTACCATCGGCCGGTCTCAATGGAGCCGGGCACCTGCTCCACCAACTGCTCCTGCACGCCCAGCCAGGATTGGATGCCATGCCGCGTGTTGCCCCAGCCGCCGATGTTCCATTGTACGCGCGTGTTCTGGAAGGCATCCCGGAAGACGACCAGGAATCCCTCGTCCCCGGCAATCTTGCGAGCCTTGACCTCCAGCGTGTACTCGGTCCAATCCGGCCCGCCCACGAAGGCGGTGCTGATGGCCCGGGGATTTGTTTGACGCAACACGCCGTCGGCCGCCTCCCAGGAGCCGCTGTCCGGCCAGCGCCACCCCTCGGGCCGGCGCGAAAA
The nucleotide sequence above comes from Limisphaera ngatamarikiensis. Encoded proteins:
- a CDS encoding CDP-alcohol phosphatidyltransferase family protein; its protein translation is MWTLPNLLSLFRLLSVPVLLALAAHGSHRPFLVLLVLGLMSDGVDGYLARRWNQHSDLGARLDSWADMATWLALPPCGWWLRPEALAPELPWLCSGLAAYLLSVAVGWFRFRRLIAYHTWGAKALSFLAGASVLIFFAHGPGWVLRLLVPLVMLSALEEIVITCLLPDYRTNVPTAWHAWRLRKRIHNPIQSPPAPQPSIRHADLP
- the mutL gene encoding DNA mismatch repair endonuclease MutL, which produces MNRIRLLPETVANQIAAGEVIERPASVVKELVENALDADARKIVVEIQAGGRSLIRVSDDGIGMSRDDALLSLERHATSKIRSAEDLFAIRTLGFRGEALPSIASVSRFTLVTREREGDQPEGTRILVHGGKILEVQAAGTPPGTVVEVRQLFFNVPARRKFLRSEETESAHAQHVVLLAALAHPEVAFTFIKDGRTLWQLPAIPCGSDPAGRLAALKERWRALYGTDESFLAVDFVWPAEAGAEAAADDAEPDSDPSIRVWGLIGAPGVSRATRADQHLFVNRRPVESRALNHALLEGYHTALMKGRYPVCCLFLELDPAAVDVNIHPAKREVKFHREWAVRRAVTTAVRETLLAFHTRPVPRGPSAGTTTSAPAPAAQPQLEGSLPGLSVHRVEGSPPPKPPAVGPVSGSGPATGTPVATGTTRGSALAPSAPRPTAETQQQRQPMAPGMNRQGAEAMSGHPTAPAAGAPAAAPESSVAAPASSPMAEPGGREPAPSPAAGPVPLVDVPLRYLGVVGRLYVVFESDRGLVLMDQHAAHERVLFEEMLDRLERDGRAPSQKLLLPEAIELPPRDAAFLREQLEVLGRLGVGVSEFGTRSFLLDALPPFVRVTDPRRFLLDLVDELQAAGRELNTLRLGEPVVAKTVCRHAVKARDPLSEPELLNLLESLRRCRMPYTCPHGRPTLIELSYRELERKFGRAT
- the lspA gene encoding signal peptidase II; amino-acid sequence: MAWMSRFWATPGRRTASVAVSLFALDQLTKAWVLGRLPYGEEQSVVHGFFKLVHWGNTGAAWSLLRGYNDLLALVAILALVLLWWYRHHFELQSLGGQVAFGAVLGGIAGNLLDRLRVGHVIDFLYFYLPRSDGTEWGFPAFNVADSAICLGVATLFWLSWRAGARLKPRDSVPEAPSPDSTSTPPPPSPPSTP
- a CDS encoding polyprenyl synthetase family protein; translated protein: MTAQRVRVAPSSSDPSFPLESYMAERTRWIDRGLRKFLPPPGTRPATIHRAMHYSLFAGGKRIRPILCLAAAEACGGDPAEALPLACAVECIHTYSLVHDDLPAMDNDDFRRGRPTCHKVFGEGIAVLAGDALLTVAFEIAAQSRGWPRYPHRQLILELARAAGSRQLIAGQVADLESEGKSIPLRDLRFIHERKTSALLCCAVRLGGMSANCTPKQLDALTRFGSNVGLAFQVIDDILDITQTSEKLGKTAGKDVKAQKATYPALVGLERSKQIAEQLTQKAFAALEPFGRRGTALRALAEFLLRRDR
- a CDS encoding RluA family pseudouridine synthase is translated as MPTLETFIIEESAPGERFDVFLHRRYPALSRSAIQRLIEQGAVKVNGRPVKPTHSPRAGEQVEVEWPDPKPATLEPVAIPLDILYEDDCLVVINKPAGLVVHPAAGHETHTLVHALLHHCAGRLSGVGGVSRPGIVHRLDKDTSGVMVVAKTDAAHLALARQFAERRVLKVYHAIVCGQLPHDTGEIRAAIARHPSHRKCMTVCEERGREAHTSYRVLERLADATLVEARLHTGRTHQVRVHFQHLGHPLVGDPVYGRRANRRLAERLGFEPARQMLHATQLTLAHPRTGESMTWEAPWPADFQDTLRHLRAVSRAETTRTTRPPAEIT